The following proteins are encoded in a genomic region of Prionailurus viverrinus isolate Anna chromosome E3, UM_Priviv_1.0, whole genome shotgun sequence:
- the BRAT1 gene encoding BRCA1-associated ATM activator 1 isoform X6 translates to MLAAQEDCFQYLQQGELLPRLFGEAGPLGGAAWTAPSVRSGWIQGLRSLVRHPSALCFLADCGAVDTIFSLQGDSSLFVASAAGQLLVHILGLSLQGPAEGHPGLQTGDWPVCAQKIVSHIEESLRSAATPQITQALNVLTTTFGHCHNPWTQVLWVRLSPLVACLLEKDPVPAAHSLVDLLLSVARSPVLSSSSCGLWETLAQTLSHLSPTQAGPLALGILKLQECPQALRAQAFAVLLQPLTCVLEATAQAPGLLDSLDGTGGASVTVDTLLPSKAACVGLLCRTLAHLELLQPLPQRPSPWPQAPLLGATVTILRLCSGSATPTSDAGGHLCAFLVGCVRVQRAALDFLGTLSQGTGPRELVTQVFAVLLEYLTSPDSSPTVLKKAFQATFRWLQSSPETPGCSDLDPHAQLFLRELLPVLPKRLCSPCWEVRDSGLEFLTQMIGRWGGQAGFRRALLASEAPELTEQLLRDPESYVRASAVAAMGQLSSQGLRVTPASPEHPGGQQKSLLAELLHILSTDSEGFPRRAVMHVFTQWLRDGHADVAGDTERFVARVLQVASQDLDWEVRAQGLELALVFLEQTLGRPSSHCPYAVTPPVAAPPSSLAQALRPLCRVQLFEFAFRALFDCDRPVAQKSCDLLLFLRAQTASYSGPQGSGSVPEVASVEAALQRWQAGDQGQPLGYLEPEVVVAVLRSMDLEGLRGALAESSDRVEKSPQSLLQDMLATVGALGEDEADCY, encoded by the exons ATGCTTGCAGCCCAGGAAGATTGCTTCCAGTACCTTCAG CAGGGGGAGTTGCTGCCCAGGCTCTTTGGGGAGGCAGGACCCCTCGGAGGCGCCGCCTGGACCGCCCCCAGCGTGCGCAGCGGCTGGATCCAGGGCCTGCGCTCCCTGGTGCGTCACCCCAGTGCCCTGTGCTTCCTGGCCGACTGCG GTGCCGTTGACACCATCTTCTCCCTGCAGGGAGATTCCAGCCTGTTTGTGGCCTCGGCAGCTGGGCAGCTCCTGGTGCACATCCTGGGCTTGTCTCTGCAAGGTCCAGCTGAGGGACACCCTGGACTGCAGACTGGTGATTGGCCAGTGTGTGCCCAGAAGATAGTGAGTCACATCGAGGAGTCCCTGCGCTCCGCGGCCACCCCGCAGATCACACAGGCTCTAAACGTGCTGACCACCACTTTCGGGCACTGCCACAACCCTTGGACGCAAGTCCTGTGGGTGCGGCTGAGTCCCCTTGTGGCCTGTCTGCTTGAGAAAGACCCCGTCCCCGCTGCACACTCGCTCGTGGATCTCCTCCTCAGCGTGGCCCG TTCTCCGGTGCTGAGTTCGTCCAGCTGTGGCCTGTGGGAGACTTTGGCACAGACTCTGAGCCATCTGAGCCCCACCCAAGCAGGGCCGTTGGCTTTGGGGATCCTGAAACTGCAGGAATG TCCACAGGCGTTGAGGGCCCAGGCCTTTGctgtcctcctccagcccctgaccTGTGTCCTTGAAGCCACCGCTCAGGCCCCCGGACTCCTAG ACTCGTTGGACGGTACCGGGGGCGCTTCGGTGACGGTGGACACGCTCCTCCCCTCCAAGGCGGCCTGTGTGGGTCTCCTGTGCCGGACGCTGGCCCACctggagctgctgcagccactg ccccagcgCCCCTCACCCTGGcctcaggcgcccctgcttggCGCCACGGTGACGATACTGCGGCTCTGCAGTGGTTCGGCGACCCCCACCTCGGACGCGGGGGGCCACCTCTGTGCGTTCCTGGTGGGCTGTGTGCGGGTCCAGCGAGCGGCCCTCGATTTCCTGGGGACGCTGTCTCAGGGGACAG GTCCCCGAGAGCTGGTGACACAGGTGTTCGCTGTCCTTCTGGAATATCTCACAAGCCCAGACTCCAGCCCCACG GTTCTGAAGAAGGCCTTCCAGGCCACGTTCCGGTGGCTCCAGAGTTCACCTGAGACCCCTGGCTGCAGTGATTTGGATCCCCACGCCCAGCTGTTCCTAAGAG AACTTCTCCCCGTGCTGCCTAAGCGCCTGTGCAGCCCCTGCTGGGAGGTGAGGGACTCTGGCCTCGAGTTCCTGACCCAGATGATCGGACGCTGGGGAG GGCAGGCCGGCTTCAGACGCGCACTCCTCGCTTCCGAGGCGCCCGAGCTCACCGAGCAGCTCCTGCGAGACCCTGAGAGTTACGTCCGTGCGAGCGCAGTGGCCGCCATGGGACAGCTCTCCAGCCAGGGGCTGCGCGTCACCCCCGCCAGCCCCGAACACCCAGGGGGCCAGCAG AAGAGCCTGCTCGCGGAGCTCCTGCACATCCTGTCCACAGACTCGGAGGGATTCCCCCGGAGGGCTGTCATGCACGTCTTCACCCAGTGGCTGAGGGACGGGCACGCCGACGTGGCGGGGGACACGGAACGGTTTGTGGCCAGGGTGCTCCAGGTGGCGAGCCAGGATCTGGACTGGGAGGTCCGGGCTCAGGGCCTTGAGCTGGCACTGGTGTTCCTGGAGCAGACGCTGGGCCGACCCAGCTCCCACTGTCCCTATGCCGTGACCCCACCTGTGGCGGCCCCGCCGAGCTCACTGGCCCAGGCCCTGCGGCCACTCTGCCGAGTGCAGCTCTTCGAGTTTGCCTTTCGTGCCTTGTTTGACTGTGACCGACCCGTGGCTCAGAAGTCCTGTGACCTTCTCCTCTTCCTGAGGGCCCAGACTGCTTCCTACAGCGGCCCGCAGGGGTCCGGGAGTGTCCCTGAGGTGGCCTCTGTGGAGGCCGCCCTGCAGAGGTGGCAGGCAGGTGATCAGGGCCAGCCGCTGGGGTACCTGGAGCCCGAGGTCGTGGTGGCTGTGCTGAGGTCTATGGACCTGGAGGGCCTTCGGGGCGCGTTGGCCGAGAGCAGCGACCGCGTAGAAAAGAGCCCTCAGTCGCTCCTGCAGGACATGCTGGCCACGGTGGGCGCTCTAGGGGAGGACGAGGCGGACTGCTACTGA
- the BRAT1 gene encoding BRCA1-associated ATM activator 1 isoform X3: protein MDPECSQLLPALCSVLADPRQPVADDTCLEKLLDWFKTITEAGSSLLLLQENPCLLGLLCHVLKPQDLSPRVLAFSLRLAGMLAAQEDCFQYLQQGELLPRLFGEAGPLGGAAWTAPSVRSGWIQGLRSLVRHPSALCFLADCGAVDTIFSLQGDSSLFVASAAGQLLVHILGLSLQGPAEGHPGLQTGDWPVCAQKIVSHIEESLRSAATPQITQALNVLTTTFGHCHNPWTQVLWVRLSPLVACLLEKDPVPAAHSLVDLLLSVARSPVLSSSSCGLWETLAQTLSHLSPTQAGPLALGILKLQECPQALRAQAFAVLLQPLTCVLEATAQAPGLLDSLDGTGGASVTVDTLLPSKAACVGLLCRTLAHLELLQPLPQRPSPWPQAPLLGATVTILRLCSGSATPTSDAGGHLCAFLVGCVRVQRAALDFLGTLSQGTGPRELVTQVFAVLLEYLTSPDSSPTVLKKAFQATFRWLQSSPETPGCSDLDPHAQLFLRELLPVLPKRLCSPCWEVRDSGLEFLTQMIGRWGGQAGFRRALLASEAPELTEQLLRDPESYVRASAVAAMGQLSSQGLRVTPASPEHPGGQQKSLLAELLHILSTDSEGFPRRAVMHVFTQWLRDGHADVAGDTERFVARVLQVASQDLDWEVRAQGLELALVFLEQTLGRPSSHCPYAVTPPVAAPPSSLAQALRPLCRVQLFEFAFRALFDCDRPVAQKSCDLLLFLRAQTASYSGPQGSGSVPEVASVEAALQRWQAGDQGQPLGYLEPEVVVAVLRSMDLEGLRGALAESSDRVEKSPQSLLQDMLATVGALGEDEADCY from the exons ATGGACCCAGAGTGCTCCCAACTCCTCCCGGCTCTCTGTTCCGTTCTGGCAGACCCCAGGCAGCCCGTGGCAGATGACACCTGTTTGGAGAAGCTGCTGGACTGGTTTAAAACCATCACTGAAGCCG GGTCCAGCCTGCTGTTGTTACAGGAGAACCCCTGCCTGCTGGGGCTGCTCTGCCACGTGCTGAAGCCCCAGGACCTGAGTCCCAGAGTCCTCGCCTTCTCCCTCCGCCTCGCGGGCATGCTTGCAGCCCAGGAAGATTGCTTCCAGTACCTTCAG CAGGGGGAGTTGCTGCCCAGGCTCTTTGGGGAGGCAGGACCCCTCGGAGGCGCCGCCTGGACCGCCCCCAGCGTGCGCAGCGGCTGGATCCAGGGCCTGCGCTCCCTGGTGCGTCACCCCAGTGCCCTGTGCTTCCTGGCCGACTGCG GTGCCGTTGACACCATCTTCTCCCTGCAGGGAGATTCCAGCCTGTTTGTGGCCTCGGCAGCTGGGCAGCTCCTGGTGCACATCCTGGGCTTGTCTCTGCAAGGTCCAGCTGAGGGACACCCTGGACTGCAGACTGGTGATTGGCCAGTGTGTGCCCAGAAGATAGTGAGTCACATCGAGGAGTCCCTGCGCTCCGCGGCCACCCCGCAGATCACACAGGCTCTAAACGTGCTGACCACCACTTTCGGGCACTGCCACAACCCTTGGACGCAAGTCCTGTGGGTGCGGCTGAGTCCCCTTGTGGCCTGTCTGCTTGAGAAAGACCCCGTCCCCGCTGCACACTCGCTCGTGGATCTCCTCCTCAGCGTGGCCCG TTCTCCGGTGCTGAGTTCGTCCAGCTGTGGCCTGTGGGAGACTTTGGCACAGACTCTGAGCCATCTGAGCCCCACCCAAGCAGGGCCGTTGGCTTTGGGGATCCTGAAACTGCAGGAATG TCCACAGGCGTTGAGGGCCCAGGCCTTTGctgtcctcctccagcccctgaccTGTGTCCTTGAAGCCACCGCTCAGGCCCCCGGACTCCTAG ACTCGTTGGACGGTACCGGGGGCGCTTCGGTGACGGTGGACACGCTCCTCCCCTCCAAGGCGGCCTGTGTGGGTCTCCTGTGCCGGACGCTGGCCCACctggagctgctgcagccactg ccccagcgCCCCTCACCCTGGcctcaggcgcccctgcttggCGCCACGGTGACGATACTGCGGCTCTGCAGTGGTTCGGCGACCCCCACCTCGGACGCGGGGGGCCACCTCTGTGCGTTCCTGGTGGGCTGTGTGCGGGTCCAGCGAGCGGCCCTCGATTTCCTGGGGACGCTGTCTCAGGGGACAG GTCCCCGAGAGCTGGTGACACAGGTGTTCGCTGTCCTTCTGGAATATCTCACAAGCCCAGACTCCAGCCCCACG GTTCTGAAGAAGGCCTTCCAGGCCACGTTCCGGTGGCTCCAGAGTTCACCTGAGACCCCTGGCTGCAGTGATTTGGATCCCCACGCCCAGCTGTTCCTAAGAG AACTTCTCCCCGTGCTGCCTAAGCGCCTGTGCAGCCCCTGCTGGGAGGTGAGGGACTCTGGCCTCGAGTTCCTGACCCAGATGATCGGACGCTGGGGAG GGCAGGCCGGCTTCAGACGCGCACTCCTCGCTTCCGAGGCGCCCGAGCTCACCGAGCAGCTCCTGCGAGACCCTGAGAGTTACGTCCGTGCGAGCGCAGTGGCCGCCATGGGACAGCTCTCCAGCCAGGGGCTGCGCGTCACCCCCGCCAGCCCCGAACACCCAGGGGGCCAGCAG AAGAGCCTGCTCGCGGAGCTCCTGCACATCCTGTCCACAGACTCGGAGGGATTCCCCCGGAGGGCTGTCATGCACGTCTTCACCCAGTGGCTGAGGGACGGGCACGCCGACGTGGCGGGGGACACGGAACGGTTTGTGGCCAGGGTGCTCCAGGTGGCGAGCCAGGATCTGGACTGGGAGGTCCGGGCTCAGGGCCTTGAGCTGGCACTGGTGTTCCTGGAGCAGACGCTGGGCCGACCCAGCTCCCACTGTCCCTATGCCGTGACCCCACCTGTGGCGGCCCCGCCGAGCTCACTGGCCCAGGCCCTGCGGCCACTCTGCCGAGTGCAGCTCTTCGAGTTTGCCTTTCGTGCCTTGTTTGACTGTGACCGACCCGTGGCTCAGAAGTCCTGTGACCTTCTCCTCTTCCTGAGGGCCCAGACTGCTTCCTACAGCGGCCCGCAGGGGTCCGGGAGTGTCCCTGAGGTGGCCTCTGTGGAGGCCGCCCTGCAGAGGTGGCAGGCAGGTGATCAGGGCCAGCCGCTGGGGTACCTGGAGCCCGAGGTCGTGGTGGCTGTGCTGAGGTCTATGGACCTGGAGGGCCTTCGGGGCGCGTTGGCCGAGAGCAGCGACCGCGTAGAAAAGAGCCCTCAGTCGCTCCTGCAGGACATGCTGGCCACGGTGGGCGCTCTAGGGGAGGACGAGGCGGACTGCTACTGA